Genomic segment of Xanthomonas sp. DAR 35659:
GATCGCCGATTCCTTGTGCTGGAAGTGCCGGTCGACTTCCTCGCGCACCTTCTCGGCGATGCCGGCCGCGTCCAGTTCCTCGTGGCGCTTGACCAGGTCGGTCAACGACAGCGGCAGGCCCAGGTCGCTGGCCAGGGTCGCTTCCAGGCCGGCCAGGTCCCACTGCTCGTCCACCGAGTTCGGCGGCACGAAGCGCGCGACCAGGTCGTAGATCACGTCGTCGCGGATGCCGTCGACGTTCTCCTTCACCGACTCGGCATCGAGCAATTCGTCGCGCTGCGCGTAGATCACCTTGCGCTGGTCGTTGTTGACGTCGTCGAAGTCGAGCAGGTTCTTGCGGATATCGAAGTTGTGCGCCTCGACCTTGCGCTGCGCCTTCTCGATCTGGCGGCTGACCATGCGGTCCTCGATGACGTCGTCTTCCTTCATGCCCATCATGCGCATCGCCTTCTGCACCCAGTCGGAGGCGAAGATGCGCATCAGGTTGTCTTCCAGCGACAGGTAGAACCGCGAGGAACCCGGATCGCCCTGACGGCCGGAACGGCCGCGCAGCTGGTTGTCGATACGCCGCGACTCGTGGCGCTCGGTGCCGATGATGTGCAGGCCGCCGGCGGCCTTGACCGCGTCGTGGCGCTCCTGCCAGGCCGCCTTCAGGCGCGCGCGCTCGGCGTCGCTCAGGTCATCGCCCAGCGCATGCAGTTCCGCTTCCAGCGAGCCGCCGAGCACGATGTCGGTACCGCGGCCGGCCATGTTGGTGGCGATGGTCACCGCGCCCGGCTGGCCGGCGTTGGCGACGATCTGCGCCTCGCGCTCGTGCTGCTTGGCGTTGAGCACCTCGTGCTTCACGCCCGCCTTGCGCAGGTGCTCGGAGAGCATCTCCGAGGTCTCGATCGAGGTGGTGCCGACCAGCACCGGCTGGCCGCGCTTGGCGCAGTCCTCGATGTCGGCCAGCACCGCGTTGAACTTGCCCTGCCGGTTGAGGAACACCTGGTCGGGCCAGTCCTTGCGGATGGTCGGTCGGTTGGTCGGGATCACCACCACTTCCAGGCCGTAGATGCTCTGGAATTCGTAGGCTTCGGTATCGGCCGTACCGGTCATGCCGGACAGCTTCTTGTACATGCGGAACAGGTTCTGGAAGGTGATGCTGGCCAGCGTCTGGTTCTCGCGCTGCACCGGCACGCCTTCCTTCGCCTCCACCGCCTGGTGCAGGCCGTCGGACCAGCGCCGGCCCGGCAGGGTGCGGCCGGTGAATTCGTCGACGATCACCACCTCGCCGTCGCGCACGATGTAGTCCACGTCGCGCTGGTAGATCGCGTGCGCGCGCAGCGCGGCGTTGAGGTGATGCACCACGCTGAGGTTCTGCGCGCCGTACAGGCGGTCCTCCTCGTTGGCCAGGATCCCGGCCGCGCGCAGCAGCTCTTCGGCGTGCTCCATGCCCGCCTCGGACAGATGCACCTGCTTGCCCTTCTCGTCGACCCAGAAGTCGCCCTCGCCTTCCTCTGACTCCTGCTTGGTCAGCTGCGGCACGATGCGGTTGACGCGGATGTACAGCTCCGGCGAATCGTCGGCCGGTCCGGAAATGATCAGCGGGGTGCGCGCCTCGTCGATCAGGATCGAGTCGACCTCGTCGACAATGGCGTAGTTCAGGCCGCGCTGGTAGCGGTCGGCCTTGGACAGCGCCATGTTGTCGCGCAGGTAGTCGAAACCGAATTCGTTGTTGGTGCCGTAGGTGATGTCGGCGGCGTAGGCGGCGTGCTTGTCGCTGTGCGGCATGCCCGGATAGACCACGCCCACGCTCAGGCCCAGCCAGTTGTACAGCTTGCCCATCTGCGCGGCGTCGCGGCGTGCCAGGTAGTCGTTGACGGTGACCACGTGCACGCCCTTGTCCTCCAGCGCGTTGAGGTACACCGGCAGCGTCGCCACCAGGGTCTTGCCTTCGCCGGTGCGCATTTCCGCGATCTTGCCCAGGTGCAGCACCATGCCGCCGATCAGCTGCACGTCGTAGTGGCGCATGCCCAGCACGCGGCGGCTGGCCTCGCGGCACACCGCGAACGCTTCCGGCAGCACCCTGTCCAGGGTCTCGCCGCCGGCGATGCGCCCGCGCAGTTCCGGGGTCTTGGCCTGCAGCTGCGCATCGGAGAGCTGCTCCATCTCCGGTTCCAGCGCGTTGATCTTGGCGACGATACGGTGGAGCTGGCGCAGCTGGCGCTCGTTGCGGCTACCGAAAACGCGAGTAAGCAGACTGTTGATCATTGAAGGAACCGGTTGGAAAGGAACGCCAGCACGGCCCGTTCCCCCAGGGAATCGAGGGGCCGCAAACGAAACAGGGCGCGAGGCGCCCTGTCGTGGCAAAGCGTATTGTAGCTTGGGGCGGCCGTCGGCGATTCAAGCGCCGCCGATGCCGCCCCGCGCCGCTCAGCCGCGCCCGCGGCGGCCCACCGGGGTGGCGCCGTCGCCGAGGAACTTGGCCGGGTTCATCACCACGCCGTCCTTCCACACCTCGAAATGCACGTGCGCGCCGGTGGAGCGGCCGGTGGAGCCGGCCTTGGCCACTTCCTGGCCGACCCGCACCAGGTCGCCGACCTTCACCGACAGCCGCGAATTGTGCGCGTAGCGGGTGACATAGCCGTTGCCATGGTCGACCTCGACCACGTTGCCGTAGCCGCCGCGCACGCCCGAGTAGCTGACCACGCCGTCGGCCACGGCCAGCACCGGGTCGCCGACATTGGCGTGGAAGTCGATGCCCTTGTGGTTGCCGGCGCCACGGCCGAACGGATCGGCGCGGCCGCCGAAACCGGAGGTGATGTAGCTGTTGCGGATCGGCGTCCGCGACGGCACCGCGTTCTGGTCGAGCTGGTGGTCGAACAGCAGCGATTCGAGCACCGACAGCTGCTGGCCGGAGGTGGCGAACTGCTGTTGCAGCCCGTCCAGCTCCTTGCCCAGTTGCTGCGCCGGCATGTCCTGGCTGGGTTCGTCGTCGCCGCCACCGACGCCGACCGGCT
This window contains:
- the secA gene encoding preprotein translocase subunit SecA encodes the protein MINSLLTRVFGSRNERQLRQLHRIVAKINALEPEMEQLSDAQLQAKTPELRGRIAGGETLDRVLPEAFAVCREASRRVLGMRHYDVQLIGGMVLHLGKIAEMRTGEGKTLVATLPVYLNALEDKGVHVVTVNDYLARRDAAQMGKLYNWLGLSVGVVYPGMPHSDKHAAYAADITYGTNNEFGFDYLRDNMALSKADRYQRGLNYAIVDEVDSILIDEARTPLIISGPADDSPELYIRVNRIVPQLTKQESEEGEGDFWVDEKGKQVHLSEAGMEHAEELLRAAGILANEEDRLYGAQNLSVVHHLNAALRAHAIYQRDVDYIVRDGEVVIVDEFTGRTLPGRRWSDGLHQAVEAKEGVPVQRENQTLASITFQNLFRMYKKLSGMTGTADTEAYEFQSIYGLEVVVIPTNRPTIRKDWPDQVFLNRQGKFNAVLADIEDCAKRGQPVLVGTTSIETSEMLSEHLRKAGVKHEVLNAKQHEREAQIVANAGQPGAVTIATNMAGRGTDIVLGGSLEAELHALGDDLSDAERARLKAAWQERHDAVKAAGGLHIIGTERHESRRIDNQLRGRSGRQGDPGSSRFYLSLEDNLMRIFASDWVQKAMRMMGMKEDDVIEDRMVSRQIEKAQRKVEAHNFDIRKNLLDFDDVNNDQRKVIYAQRDELLDAESVKENVDGIRDDVIYDLVARFVPPNSVDEQWDLAGLEATLASDLGLPLSLTDLVKRHEELDAAGIAEKVREEVDRHFQHKESAIGSETMRALEKHVMLTVLDQSWKEHLARMDYLRQGIHLRGYAQKQPKQEYKKEAFELFSEMLEHAKREVVTLLARVRIRSEEEVAALEAQERQQMEAQLRQAQFQHQDAGGYSADEEAEQVALGANPPQVAQVTREAPKVGRNDPCPCGSGKKYKHCHGQLS
- a CDS encoding peptidoglycan DD-metalloendopeptidase family protein; translation: MAFKKIVINSREKGIKDLPWRLREFADRRPLAVLGTVLGVGMVLGIGVSAATGWAGSAQLRAKVQKQDAELAQVRRDAQTQVNALAARLGELQAQATRLNALGERLTRMGKLQDGEFDFDQPVGVGGGDDEPSQDMPAQQLGKELDGLQQQFATSGQQLSVLESLLFDHQLDQNAVPSRTPIRNSYITSGFGGRADPFGRGAGNHKGIDFHANVGDPVLAVADGVVSYSGVRGGYGNVVEVDHGNGYVTRYAHNSRLSVKVGDLVRVGQEVAKAGSTGRSTGAHVHFEVWKDGVVMNPAKFLGDGATPVGRRGRG